TATATTATTGATCAACAGGGAGTAGTGCAGTATGTCTTTGATTCGATGTTGAACTTTCAAGGACACGTTACAGAAGCGCTGAAAACTTTGCAAACTCTCAGTAAATGAGTGCTAAGTGAATCCTAAATCCAAAATTGCTAGACTGAGGGTTGAAGGGTGGGATTTACCCACCCTATGAAGACTATTTATTTAACTGAGTGTGATTTCTCCTGCATAATGATGTTGTTGTGGGCGGCTTTACCGTTTTTACCGTTGGTATGGCCGTTATTATTCCGCGGTTGAATTACGCCGTAACCACCGTGATTGCGTTCGTAAATCACATTAATTTCTCCAGTTTCGGCATTGCGGAACATATAAAAGTCGTGTCCCACTAATTGTAATTGTTCCAATGCTTCTTCCAGAGTCATTGGTGGCATGGAAAAATATTTTGTCCGGACGACTTCGCTAGGTAATTCGGGAGTGCGATCGCCAATTAAATCTGGTACAACTGGTTCTGGTACAACTACTTCGGTTGTAGATTGAGCATGAGTTTTCTTATCTTGCCGCCTTTCTTTATATTTGCGTAATTGACGAGCAATCTTATCTGCGACTAAATCAATGCTGGCGTATAAGTTTTCGCTGCTTTCCTCGGCACGGATGACACTACCATTTGCATAGATAGTGACTTCAGCTGCTTGTTTCGGGTTAATTCGGGGATTGCGGGCTACGCTTAGGTGGACATCCACTTCATTTGTAATGTTCTG
This window of the Nostoc sp. HK-01 genome carries:
- the lrtA gene encoding light-repressed protein LrtA encodes the protein MKLVIHGKNIEITEAIRDYVHQKIEKAVSHFQNITNEVDVHLSVARNPRINPKQAAEVTIYANGSVIRAEESSENLYASIDLVADKIARQLRKYKERRQDKKTHAQSTTEVVVPEPVVPDLIGDRTPELPSEVVRTKYFSMPPMTLEEALEQLQLVGHDFYMFRNAETGEINVIYERNHGGYGVIQPRNNNGHTNGKNGKAAHNNIIMQEKSHSVK